The sequence GAGTTTATTACCAGAAATGGATATTTGTTTTTGCCAGAGGGGGTGTGCTTTATCATCGGCTTGCTAATTCGGCGAATGGAAATAGCGAAATCGAAGACTGTACTCAAGACTGGACGTTTCGCAGCGAGGACTTTGATTATGTCCACATTCGATGGCTTCTGGGCAGCATTCAGGACTGGGACGAATTGATGCAGCAAGCATATCGCGTGCTGCGTCCGGGAGCGTATTTTGAGATTTTGGAGCCATCAGCCATTATTACAAGTGATGATGGGACCGTGACGGAGACAAGCGCTCTAGGACAATGGGGCAAGTTCTTCATTAACGGCGGTAAACAGATTGGAAGGAGTTTTACCGTGGTTGAAGATGAGACGCAGAGAAGGTCGATGGAGGCAGCTGGTTTCGTCGACATTCAggaatttaactataaggtAAGCTTATGGCTTCGAAGCGACACGACTCTTTTTTGTGTGCCGCAAAGCAGTGCAAAACGAGTCAATCTAACAATATTTGTTCTACAGATGCCAATAGGAGGCTGGGCCAGAGACCCGAAAATGAAGGAACTCGGCCAGTTTGCGCAACTGGTCATTGAAAAAGACACCGAGGGCTACATTGTCTTCATGGCAAATACGCTGGGATGGACACGAGAAGAAATCTTGGTATACATCAGCCTGCTGCGACGGGAAATTCGGTCGAACAACTATCACGCGTATTATAAATTCAAAGCGGTTTACGGAAGGAAGCCGCTCAATTAAGAGAAACtgatactttttttctctttcatgctaatttttttattataaaaacggATGTTCTTTAATGAGCTTTACAAGTTGGTGCTGCACTATCTGATTTCATGCGCACGGGCTAGATGTTACTAAGAATGTATCAGCACGTCTTGACTTTTTGCACAAATTGCTGGCGCTTGagcgtgtttttttttttttttggtcctgATAACACATACAGGGTGGTATTTTTGTATTCGCAAGCTACCTTCGTTGGAAGTAAGGCACAGTATGACGGCAAGTCTCTTTAAGCGAGACATTGCTAAGTGCCAGCGGATAGA comes from Trichoderma asperellum chromosome 3, complete sequence and encodes:
- a CDS encoding uncharacterized protein (EggNog:ENOG41) yields the protein MAKSPKSPKSPVSPGQGASGEGSQQEQEAPSEGILPAAHWQEVAQQEGDDDYDDDSDSALGSDAGSSTASITSTILQYREINGRRFHSEMGSVQYWQSNDEAASESLDINHHAICMAMGDKLYLAPLEKEKIKRVLDIGTGTGIWAIDFADEYPDAQVIGTDISPIQPTWVPPNLQFEIEDCTQDWTFRSEDFDYVHIRWLLGSIQDWDELMQQAYRVLRPGAYFEILEPSAIITSDDGTVTETSALGQWGKFFINGGKQIGRSFTVVEDETQRRSMEAAGFVDIQEFNYKMPIGGWARDPKMKELGQFAQLVIEKDTEGYIVFMANTLGWTREEILVYISLLRREIRSNNYHAYYKFKAVYGRKPLN